Proteins co-encoded in one Pelobates fuscus isolate aPelFus1 chromosome 5, aPelFus1.pri, whole genome shotgun sequence genomic window:
- the TMEM174 gene encoding transmembrane protein 174: MEQTNSVPVDEFSSNVFSFTPPQNSRPESQVSDGSKAGATLLFSGIFLGLVGIAFTVIGSMKREGQNNFEWTQLIGPIMLTVGVLFALIPVCRFKLHICKSRRSNEETTPDGEMPSSPQSFVFSGINQPITFHGATVLQYIPPPYTTQDVSTMGATSTTPLPNAILSNGTTSPLCPPQYYSVYPMDNPAFVGDDTFLTLQSTGDAYERNPAGTPSSENTEETITYRDPPPLYQDIFPEIK; encoded by the exons ATGGAGCAGACTAACAGCGTGCCAGTGGATGAGTTTTCCTCGAATGTCTTCTCTTTCACCCCACCTCAAAACAGCAGACCTGAGTCTCAGGTGTCAGATGGAAGTAAAGCAGGAGCCACCTTACTATTTTCAGGAATTTTTTTGGGACTGGTTGGAATTGCGTTCACGGTGATAGGGTCGATGAAACGTGAAGGTCAGAACAACTTTGAGTGGACTCAGTTGATTGGACCAATCATGTTAACAGTTGGCGTATTATTTGCACTAATTCCAGTGTGCAGGTTTAAGTTACATATATGTAAATCACGTAGAAGCAACGAAGAAACTACACCAGATGGGGAGATGCCTTCAAGCCCTCAGTCCTTTGTTTTCAGTGGGATCAACCAGCCCATTACCTTTCACGGTGCCACAGTGCTTCAGTACATTCCACCACCCTACACAACCCAAGATGTCTCAACGATGGGTGCTACCTCTACAACTCCTCTTCCCAATGCTATCTTGAGTAATGGGACAACATCGCCATTGTGTCCACCTCAGTATTACAGTGTTTATCCAATGGACAACCCAGCATTTGTAGGAGATGATACGTTTTTGACTTTACAATCCACAGGGGATGCATACGAGAG GAACCCAGCTGGTACACCTTCATCTGAGAACACAGAGGAAACAATCACGTACAGAGACCCCCCTCCTTTATATCAAGATATATTTCCAGAAATTAAATGA